In the genome of Ignavibacteriales bacterium, one region contains:
- a CDS encoding thymidine phosphorylase has translation MNVIELIRKKRDGNSLTKSEIEFLISSYTKGTIPDYQFSSFLMAAYLIGMNADETSALTNAMLNSGIVINLNEIKGKKIDKHSTGGVGDKTSLIIAPIVAAADVNVPMISGRGLGHTGGTLDKLESIPGFKTDLNLNQYKNVIKKCGAVLIGQTKDIAPADKLIYALRDVTGTVESIPLITASIMSKKLAEGIDGLVLDVKTGSGAFMRTTKASVELADSLINTAKSFNKKVVAFITDMNQPLGNYIGNWLEVYESIKILKGEITEGDLYDLCIQLSGTMIYLGGKVSSIKEGVKLSESFVKNGKAFDKFVEIVKLQGGDVSYILHPEKYPKPKFVIDVSLPKEGYIKEINTYSIGMAALELGAGRFKKEDVIDPVAGIIFNVKIGDKIKSGEAIAVIHSNSKSKAELAAKKIVESVTYSKSKVNKPKLIKRIIT, from the coding sequence ATGAATGTCATCGAACTGATACGCAAAAAAAGAGACGGTAATTCCTTAACAAAAAGTGAAATTGAATTTTTAATTTCATCTTATACAAAAGGAACAATACCTGACTATCAATTTTCTTCATTCCTTATGGCGGCTTATTTAATAGGAATGAATGCTGATGAAACCTCAGCGTTAACAAATGCTATGCTTAACAGCGGAATTGTTATCAACCTAAATGAAATAAAAGGAAAGAAAATTGATAAACACTCAACGGGCGGAGTTGGAGATAAAACATCACTAATTATTGCACCGATAGTTGCTGCTGCAGATGTTAATGTTCCTATGATTTCCGGTAGAGGATTAGGACACACTGGTGGTACACTCGATAAACTTGAATCAATACCAGGATTTAAAACCGATCTTAACTTAAATCAATATAAAAATGTTATTAAAAAATGCGGCGCAGTGTTAATCGGGCAGACAAAAGATATCGCTCCCGCCGATAAACTTATCTACGCTTTACGTGATGTAACGGGAACAGTTGAATCAATTCCGCTAATTACAGCAAGTATAATGAGTAAAAAACTTGCAGAAGGAATTGACGGACTTGTACTTGACGTAAAAACCGGAAGCGGCGCGTTTATGCGTACTACAAAAGCATCAGTTGAACTTGCTGACTCCTTAATTAACACAGCAAAATCATTTAATAAAAAAGTGGTTGCTTTTATAACTGATATGAATCAGCCGCTTGGCAATTATATTGGCAACTGGCTTGAAGTTTATGAATCTATAAAAATTCTTAAAGGTGAAATTACTGAGGGCGACCTTTATGATTTATGTATTCAATTATCCGGAACAATGATTTATCTCGGCGGAAAAGTTTCCTCAATTAAAGAAGGCGTAAAACTTTCTGAATCATTTGTCAAAAACGGAAAAGCATTTGATAAATTTGTTGAGATTGTAAAACTGCAGGGCGGAGATGTTAGCTACATACTTCATCCTGAAAAATATCCCAAACCAAAATTTGTGATTGATGTCAGTTTACCAAAAGAGGGTTATATAAAAGAGATAAACACGTATTCAATAGGTATGGCAGCACTTGAACTTGGTGCAGGACGATTCAAGAAAGAAGACGTTATTGATCCAGTTGCGGGAATTATTTTTAATGTTAAGATCGGAGATAAAATAAAAAGTGGTGAAGCGATTGCTGTGATACACTCCAACTCAAAATCAAAGGCGGAACTTGCAGCGAAAAAAATTGTTGAATCTGTAACGTATTCAAAATCAAAAGTGAATAAACCAAAACTTATTAAAAGAATAATTACTTAG
- a CDS encoding glutamyl-tRNA reductase, which produces MNILTVSINHRTAPVELREALHLSPEEITQLINKIKGQTLAEGLVISTCNRTELYGIPVASQLTHNDLQTAISGFKTASNIESAHFQNFISRSALQHLFSVASGIDSQLIGDNQIFKQIKDSFQIAEDMQFTGVLMKRVFDAATRVGKRAQNETAISEGAVTVSYAAVQLIEKVFSNLSKKTALVIGTGETGEIAAKHLKDRGIGKLTLTNRTIEKAQKLADELHCGVIPFSELKNHLKDFDIVISATSSEGFIISKSDVESALKQRHYAPQILMDIALPRDIDPDSSKLDSVFYHDIDSLNIIVEQNLTKRKDEIPKVEKIIEEELNNFFNWYNSLEVAPTIKNIRDHFELIRAEEVEKNKNRFSADDQEKLEVVTKRIINKILHTPTVELKKITEAGISAEEAASRISIIRDVFGINSNGEEKNQNNREQH; this is translated from the coding sequence ATGAATATTTTAACTGTTTCGATAAACCATCGCACGGCACCTGTTGAATTAAGGGAAGCACTTCATCTTTCACCGGAAGAAATCACTCAGCTTATTAATAAAATAAAAGGACAAACCCTCGCCGAAGGGTTGGTTATTTCGACCTGTAACCGTACTGAACTTTACGGAATTCCTGTTGCATCGCAGCTAACGCACAATGACTTACAGACTGCAATTTCAGGTTTCAAGACCGCGTCAAATATTGAATCAGCTCATTTTCAAAATTTTATTTCAAGAAGCGCACTTCAACATCTTTTCAGTGTTGCTTCAGGTATTGATTCACAGCTTATCGGCGACAACCAGATATTTAAACAGATTAAAGATTCATTTCAAATTGCAGAAGACATGCAGTTCACCGGCGTGTTGATGAAAAGGGTTTTTGATGCCGCAACAAGAGTCGGTAAACGCGCACAGAATGAAACGGCAATAAGCGAAGGTGCTGTAACAGTAAGTTACGCTGCTGTTCAACTTATCGAAAAAGTATTTTCTAACCTTTCCAAAAAAACAGCGCTTGTTATAGGAACTGGCGAGACCGGTGAGATTGCAGCCAAACATCTCAAAGACAGAGGCATCGGTAAACTCACACTCACAAACAGAACAATTGAGAAAGCACAAAAACTTGCTGATGAATTGCATTGCGGAGTTATTCCATTTTCTGAATTGAAAAATCATTTAAAAGATTTTGATATTGTTATCAGCGCAACAAGCTCTGAAGGATTTATTATTTCTAAAAGCGATGTTGAATCAGCATTAAAACAACGTCATTATGCGCCGCAGATATTGATGGATATTGCTTTACCGCGGGATATTGATCCGGATTCATCAAAACTTGATTCCGTTTTTTATCATGATATTGATTCGCTCAATATTATCGTTGAACAAAATCTTACTAAGCGAAAAGATGAAATACCAAAAGTTGAAAAAATTATTGAAGAGGAATTGAATAACTTTTTTAACTGGTACAATTCACTTGAGGTTGCGCCTACGATAAAAAATATCCGCGATCATTTTGAACTTATAAGAGCCGAAGAAGTCGAGAAAAATAAAAACCGTTTTTCTGCTGATGACCAGGAAAAATTAGAAGTCGTTACAAAACGGATCATCAACAAAATTCTTCATACACCGACTGTAGAATTAAAAAAAATAACTGAAGCCGGAATATCCGCGGAAGAGGCTGCGTCAAGAATAAGTATCATACGGGATGTCTTCGGTATAAACTCAAACGGCGAAGAAAAAAATCAAAACAACAGAGAGCAACATTGA
- a CDS encoding prohibitin family protein, translated as MLFVVALLAAVVAAFVYVNAKKRFSKPESTFALMGFIVAVLIALMQCWTVIPAGHVGVIDFFGNVSDNTLYPGVNFVNPMATVVKFDARTQELKETMNVPSKEGLPIELEISLLFSLSFENANKIYKTVGEDYVQRIIVPQFRSVVRGVTAQYEARALYTAEREQLAKKIETDLNKLIQPRGITIESTPMRQIILPPGLTASIEEKLKAEQESQRMQFVLQRETQEAERKRIEAKGIADFQEIVSKGISDQLLKWKGIEATEKLANSPNSKIVVIGSGKDGLPLILGGN; from the coding sequence ATGTTATTTGTAGTTGCTTTATTGGCAGCTGTCGTGGCTGCTTTTGTTTATGTTAACGCAAAGAAAAGATTCAGCAAACCTGAATCAACCTTTGCATTAATGGGATTTATTGTTGCTGTGTTAATCGCACTTATGCAATGCTGGACGGTTATTCCCGCCGGTCATGTTGGCGTTATAGATTTTTTTGGAAATGTAAGTGATAATACTCTTTATCCCGGCGTTAACTTTGTCAATCCAATGGCTACTGTTGTTAAGTTTGATGCAAGAACACAGGAACTAAAAGAAACCATGAACGTACCATCAAAAGAAGGTTTGCCGATAGAACTTGAAATTAGTTTGTTGTTCAGCCTTAGTTTTGAAAATGCAAACAAAATTTATAAAACCGTCGGCGAAGATTATGTACAAAGAATTATCGTTCCTCAGTTTCGTTCCGTGGTGAGAGGTGTAACAGCACAATATGAAGCACGTGCTTTGTATACGGCAGAAAGAGAACAGCTAGCTAAAAAAATTGAAACTGACCTCAACAAACTTATTCAGCCAAGAGGCATAACGATTGAAAGCACACCAATGCGGCAAATTATTTTACCCCCCGGGTTGACCGCATCGATTGAAGAAAAGCTGAAAGCAGAACAGGAAAGCCAGAGAATGCAATTTGTACTTCAAAGAGAAACACAAGAAGCTGAAAGAAAAAGAATTGAAGCAAAAGGTATTGCCGATTTCCAGGAAATAGTATCTAAAGGTATCAGCGACCAGTTACTTAAATGGAAGGGAATTGAGGCAACAGAAAAACTGGCTAATTCTCCCAACTCAAAAATTGTTGTGATTGGTTCCGGCAAAGATGGTTTACCCTTAATACTTGGCGGTAATTAG
- the aspS gene encoding aspartate--tRNA ligase — MLFKDRTHTCGDLRESNIGENVVLNGWVDTRRDLGGLIFIELRDRYGITQVVFEPGFNESAHTKAKDLRNEFVISIEGTVRKRPADTENPNLPTGLVDVMVNNLIILNEAKTTPFQIRDNIDVSEDNRLKYRYLDLRRPIVQKNMILRHKMYQLVRKYFDENNFIEIETPVLMKSTPEGARDYLVPSRVHKGKFYALPQSPQQYKQLLMVSGFDRYFQIVKCFRDEDLRADRQPEFTQIDVEMSFVDQENIFSIVEGLMKILFKEVWGKELQIPLPRLSFENAMEKYGSDKPDLRFDLEMTTLNKVFEQTTFKVFSDPIQNNGIITGIIAPGCGNYTRNQLDVLTDFVKKLGASGLIWMRVKEEELEAPILKFLTKKEQDDLILSLNAKPGDLIFILSGQKLKTLSIMGQLRLEMAKRLNLIDENTPPKLLWVTEFPLLEWDEQTKRFYAMHHPFTSPRVEDIELLDKNPVEVKARAYDLVLNGSEIAGGSIRIHNSELQSKMFSVLGISKEDAEYKFGFLMNAFKYGAPPHGGIAFGFDRLVMIFAGEDSIREVIAFPKTASAVSLMDDSPSTVSEEQLKELHLKIR, encoded by the coding sequence ATGTTATTTAAAGATAGAACGCATACCTGTGGTGATTTAAGAGAATCAAACATCGGAGAAAATGTTGTACTTAATGGTTGGGTTGATACAAGACGCGATCTTGGTGGATTAATTTTTATTGAACTAAGAGATCGTTATGGAATTACCCAGGTTGTTTTTGAACCGGGATTTAATGAATCTGCTCACACAAAAGCAAAGGATCTGCGTAACGAATTTGTTATATCTATAGAAGGTACGGTAAGAAAAAGACCTGCTGATACCGAAAATCCCAACTTGCCTACAGGTTTGGTTGATGTGATGGTTAATAATCTTATAATATTGAATGAAGCGAAAACAACTCCTTTTCAAATAAGAGATAATATAGATGTAAGTGAAGATAACAGGCTTAAATACAGGTACCTTGATTTAAGAAGACCTATAGTTCAGAAGAACATGATACTTCGTCATAAAATGTATCAGCTTGTAAGAAAATATTTTGATGAAAATAATTTTATTGAAATTGAAACTCCCGTTTTAATGAAAAGCACTCCTGAAGGTGCAAGAGATTATCTCGTTCCGAGCAGGGTTCATAAAGGTAAATTTTATGCTCTGCCGCAATCACCGCAGCAGTACAAACAGTTACTAATGGTATCCGGTTTTGATCGTTATTTTCAAATCGTCAAATGTTTCCGCGATGAAGATTTGCGTGCTGACCGTCAGCCAGAGTTCACACAGATAGATGTTGAAATGTCATTCGTTGACCAGGAAAATATCTTTTCGATAGTTGAAGGACTAATGAAAATCTTATTTAAGGAGGTTTGGGGAAAAGAACTTCAAATACCGCTACCGAGATTATCCTTTGAAAATGCAATGGAGAAGTATGGCAGTGATAAACCTGACCTGAGATTTGACCTTGAAATGACTACTCTGAATAAAGTTTTTGAGCAAACTACATTTAAAGTTTTTTCAGACCCTATTCAAAATAATGGAATAATTACCGGTATTATAGCTCCCGGCTGTGGTAATTACACCCGAAACCAACTGGATGTACTAACTGATTTTGTGAAAAAACTCGGGGCTTCCGGTCTGATATGGATGCGCGTTAAAGAAGAAGAATTAGAAGCTCCCATTCTTAAATTCCTTACAAAAAAGGAACAGGATGATTTGATTTTAAGTTTAAATGCAAAGCCAGGTGATTTGATTTTTATTCTTTCCGGACAAAAATTGAAAACGCTTTCAATCATGGGGCAGTTAAGATTAGAAATGGCTAAAAGGCTGAATTTAATAGATGAAAACACTCCGCCAAAATTACTCTGGGTTACAGAATTTCCACTTTTAGAGTGGGATGAACAAACTAAAAGATTCTATGCTATGCATCATCCATTCACCTCCCCGAGAGTTGAAGATATTGAACTATTAGATAAAAACCCTGTAGAAGTAAAAGCAAGAGCTTATGATTTAGTGCTTAACGGAAGTGAAATTGCGGGCGGCAGTATTAGAATTCATAACTCTGAACTTCAATCCAAAATGTTTTCTGTACTGGGTATCTCCAAAGAGGATGCAGAGTATAAATTTGGATTTTTGATGAATGCATTCAAATATGGAGCTCCGCCGCATGGCGGTATAGCTTTTGGTTTTGATAGACTCGTTATGATTTTTGCAGGGGAAGATTCAATTCGCGAAGTAATTGCTTTTCCCAAAACAGCAAGCGCAGTTTCTTTAATGGATGATTCACCATCAACAGTAAGTGAAGAACAATTGAAAGAACTGCATTTAAAGATTCGTTGA
- the ccsA gene encoding cytochrome c biogenesis protein CcsA, which translates to MNATVDTLNIVILILYILTFGIYSYDFMKGGKSFAHSKRLFLFLTLLMHSVYLLLRTIAFNHPPITNVFEIFTVLACSIAISYFVLELVTDIRGTGPFILVISLLFQFISTVFIKDLTEVREVLRSNLLGTHVFSALLGYSGITISAVYGFLYLTLYKDIKLNKFGLIFDRLPSLDVLEKLSYYSAIIGFTLLSVAITIGIIWLPKAFPNFSYTDPKLVGSVLVWILYGFGIINTVTGRWRGRKLIILSITGFILSIISTMLTNFLAQSFHSFY; encoded by the coding sequence ATGAATGCAACTGTTGATACCCTGAATATTGTAATTCTTATACTATATATATTGACGTTTGGAATATACTCCTACGATTTTATGAAAGGCGGAAAAAGTTTTGCGCATTCAAAAAGACTTTTCCTTTTTCTCACCCTCTTGATGCACTCTGTTTATCTATTGTTAAGGACCATAGCATTTAATCATCCGCCAATAACCAATGTGTTCGAAATATTTACGGTACTTGCCTGTTCAATTGCGATATCGTATTTCGTTCTTGAACTTGTCACTGACATTCGCGGAACCGGTCCTTTTATACTGGTAATTTCTCTGCTCTTCCAGTTTATTTCAACAGTTTTTATAAAAGACCTTACGGAAGTCAGGGAAGTATTGAGAAGTAATCTGTTAGGAACTCATGTTTTCAGCGCGTTATTGGGTTATTCCGGAATAACAATCTCAGCGGTTTATGGCTTTCTATATCTTACTCTCTACAAAGATATAAAGCTTAATAAATTTGGTTTGATATTCGACAGGCTGCCGAGCCTTGATGTACTGGAGAAACTAAGTTATTACTCAGCGATAATTGGATTTACATTACTTTCTGTAGCAATTACAATTGGAATAATCTGGCTGCCAAAAGCATTTCCGAATTTTTCATACACAGATCCAAAACTTGTCGGGTCGGTATTGGTCTGGATATTATATGGGTTTGGAATAATAAATACTGTTACCGGCAGATGGCGCGGAAGAAAATTAATTATTCTGTCTATTACTGGTTTTATACTTTCTATAATTTCAACAATGTTGACGAATTTTCTTGCACAGAGTTTTCATTCTTTCTATTAA
- a CDS encoding uroporphyrinogen-III synthase, with the protein MSSRNRSEIKKLKRERIIESATELFSRMKFHEVMMDEVAKLTLVAKGTLYNYFESKEELYSAVLKFRLEKLLESLNDKIGNETNSIESLRSFVVHLYTFMMKNRSFFKIYFQEYIKTENGFHKEIRSLDDDLILLLKSIILKGRKELLFNDLDEDLAVELILGSIYGSVRKGIENEYSEDEMLYDREKIFYFVLHGILAGYDDFKMHPLKDKTLVITRTLDQSKESLELFSRFGAKIIIFPTLQIIPPSDWKYFDDVITSEKEIDFIIFTSAHAVKMFSKRCKELNVTPGYENLKVVAVGNKTASACSKEKIPVDITPEVFSGEGVVKALSVFNLKKKLILIPRSEIGREELPTELGKLGAVTKAVPVYNVTVPSKDEVKNHLERLINSKPDLFIFTSPSTFENFVSILGITIPSKYFIDFDIAAIGPTTKSAIEARGVKVDIMPPEFTMDGLVNAVIKYYNR; encoded by the coding sequence ATGAGTTCAAGAAACAGATCAGAAATAAAAAAACTAAAACGCGAAAGGATCATTGAATCTGCCACTGAACTATTTTCCAGGATGAAGTTTCATGAAGTAATGATGGATGAAGTTGCTAAACTTACTCTTGTAGCAAAAGGAACTTTATACAATTATTTTGAATCGAAGGAAGAGTTGTATTCTGCTGTATTAAAATTCCGTCTTGAAAAACTTCTTGAGTCACTGAACGATAAAATTGGAAATGAAACAAACAGTATAGAATCTTTGCGTTCATTTGTAGTTCATCTTTATACGTTTATGATGAAAAACCGTTCGTTCTTTAAAATTTATTTCCAGGAATACATTAAAACAGAAAATGGTTTTCACAAGGAAATACGTTCGCTTGATGATGACCTTATTCTTTTGCTGAAAAGTATTATTCTAAAAGGACGAAAAGAATTATTGTTCAATGATCTTGATGAAGACCTTGCCGTAGAGTTAATTCTTGGAAGCATTTACGGTTCAGTACGAAAAGGAATTGAGAACGAATACTCAGAAGATGAAATGTTATATGACCGCGAAAAAATTTTTTATTTTGTTCTGCACGGCATTCTTGCCGGTTATGATGATTTTAAAATGCACCCGTTAAAAGATAAAACATTAGTTATAACAAGGACTTTGGATCAGTCGAAAGAGTCACTTGAGTTATTCAGCAGGTTTGGTGCGAAGATAATTATATTTCCTACACTTCAAATTATTCCACCTTCCGATTGGAAATATTTTGACGATGTGATCACTTCAGAAAAAGAAATTGATTTCATTATCTTCACATCTGCGCATGCTGTTAAAATGTTCAGCAAAAGATGTAAAGAGTTGAATGTAACTCCCGGTTACGAAAATTTAAAAGTAGTTGCAGTCGGGAATAAAACCGCTTCCGCCTGTTCAAAGGAAAAAATACCGGTTGATATTACCCCGGAAGTATTCAGCGGCGAAGGCGTGGTTAAAGCTTTGTCTGTTTTTAATCTTAAGAAAAAATTAATACTTATACCCCGCTCAGAAATAGGTCGCGAAGAACTTCCGACAGAACTCGGCAAACTTGGAGCTGTTACAAAAGCAGTTCCTGTTTATAATGTAACTGTTCCATCCAAAGATGAAGTAAAAAATCATCTTGAAAGATTAATAAACAGCAAACCGGATTTGTTTATATTCACAAGTCCTTCAACATTTGAAAATTTTGTCAGCATACTGGGAATTACAATCCCTTCAAAATATTTTATTGATTTCGATATTGCTGCAATTGGTCCTACAACAAAGTCAGCAATTGAAGCGCGCGGAGTAAAAGTTGATATTATGCCGCCTGAGTTTACGATGGATGGATTGGTAAACGCTGTCATCAAATATTATAACAGATAA
- a CDS encoding type II secretion system F family protein, with protein sequence MTELKFTAEKLNGQTISGALSANTYGEGKRKIHRLAEKNQLKIKKIEQKVTFLYRVRRGKDKPIRGEQKAFTKKEVVDALTRLGFEVLSVNKKLLDFQRKPPQTDIVTFVKISAELLDQKLQYSEILTLLINDTPNKTLKDTLKEINNDLKKGADSEATFLKYQSVFGKFTAYMLGLASKSGNMTEIYKATAKFLERRMEFKKNLRSALITPAVTLFVLFLAVLFYVGYIFPETAKLFVRFKIELPPMTAFTLKMSDFLLENTLLVAAVVFIPPIALWQFAKSKKGGMLFDQYILKLPVIGPLMHKTVIEVYCRVFYTLYSGSAESIEPIRIASEAAGNKYFEDKIKNIAIPLMIKKGIGMTDAFTASGVFTETALSRLHSGEESGTIKNTALQLANYYESETVYKLKNLIEIIQVFIAMVIMVVMIALTLVSAETATVRPKTPGTVSNHQVERNIA encoded by the coding sequence ATGACAGAATTAAAATTCACTGCTGAAAAGCTTAATGGGCAAACCATAAGTGGTGCCCTGTCGGCGAATACCTACGGCGAAGGTAAAAGAAAAATTCACCGTCTTGCCGAAAAAAACCAGCTCAAGATTAAAAAAATTGAGCAGAAGGTAACCTTTCTCTATCGCGTCAGAAGAGGAAAAGATAAACCCATCAGAGGCGAACAAAAAGCATTCACTAAAAAAGAAGTAGTTGATGCTTTAACCAGGCTGGGCTTTGAAGTTCTGTCTGTCAATAAAAAACTTCTCGATTTCCAGCGCAAACCACCCCAGACTGACATCGTTACATTTGTAAAAATCAGTGCTGAACTACTCGACCAGAAACTGCAGTACAGTGAAATACTCACTTTGTTGATTAACGATACACCAAATAAAACACTTAAAGACACCCTTAAAGAAATTAATAATGATCTTAAAAAAGGTGCCGATAGTGAAGCTACATTTTTAAAATATCAATCCGTATTTGGAAAGTTTACTGCATACATGCTTGGACTGGCTTCCAAAAGCGGTAACATGACTGAGATCTATAAAGCAACAGCAAAGTTCCTTGAAAGAAGAATGGAATTTAAAAAGAACTTAAGGAGTGCATTAATAACACCAGCAGTTACTCTTTTCGTTCTGTTCCTTGCTGTACTTTTTTATGTGGGTTATATATTTCCCGAAACCGCAAAGTTGTTTGTGCGTTTCAAAATTGAATTACCACCGATGACAGCTTTCACTTTAAAGATGAGTGATTTTTTACTTGAGAACACTTTACTGGTTGCAGCAGTAGTTTTCATTCCACCCATTGCGTTATGGCAATTTGCCAAATCAAAAAAAGGCGGAATGTTATTCGACCAGTACATATTAAAGCTTCCTGTAATTGGTCCGTTAATGCATAAAACAGTTATCGAAGTTTACTGCCGTGTATTTTATACTTTGTACAGCGGCTCTGCTGAAAGTATAGAACCGATAAGAATTGCAAGTGAAGCGGCGGGTAATAAATATTTTGAAGATAAAATAAAAAACATTGCAATACCTTTAATGATAAAGAAAGGTATTGGCATGACTGATGCCTTTACCGCAAGCGGAGTTTTTACTGAAACAGCATTATCACGATTACATTCCGGCGAAGAGTCAGGAACGATAAAAAATACAGCACTTCAGCTTGCTAACTATTATGAGAGTGAAACTGTCTATAAGCTTAAAAATCTTATCGAAATAATTCAGGTATTCATTGCTATGGTTATTATGGTTGTAATGATTGCTCTAACACTTGTATCTGCTGAAACAGCAACCGTTAGACCTAAAACACCCGGAACAGTAAGTAATCATCAAGTTGAGAGAAATATTGCATGA
- a CDS encoding rubrerythrin, producing the protein MATKKEIINELTTSYWMEMETVMNYISNSVNLDGVRAEEIKKSLAVDITEEIGHAQSLAKRIKELGGTVPGSMNFKAHQKKLQTLKDTTDVASVIEGVIEAEKGACAQYNKIIKMCDGTDYVTQDLCIRLLGMEESHMIEFQGYLKEYKK; encoded by the coding sequence ATGGCAACAAAGAAGGAAATCATAAATGAGCTTACGACAAGTTACTGGATGGAAATGGAAACTGTAATGAATTACATCTCCAACTCTGTAAACCTTGACGGAGTCCGTGCAGAAGAAATAAAAAAATCTCTCGCTGTTGATATAACTGAAGAGATAGGTCACGCACAATCACTCGCCAAAAGAATAAAAGAACTCGGCGGAACAGTTCCCGGTTCTATGAATTTTAAAGCACATCAAAAAAAATTACAGACATTGAAAGATACAACTGATGTCGCATCAGTTATTGAAGGTGTTATTGAAGCTGAAAAAGGCGCCTGCGCACAGTACAACAAAATCATCAAGATGTGTGATGGAACCGATTATGTAACCCAGGATCTTTGCATAAGGCTGCTTGGAATGGAAGAATCACATATGATAGAATTTCAGGGTTATTTGAAAGAGTATAAAAAATAA
- the hemC gene encoding hydroxymethylbilane synthase, with protein MNKKIIIGSRGSELALWQANFIKKEIEKKNKKISVEIKIIKTKGDKILDVALSKIGDKSLFTKELENELLNKTIDLAVHSLKDLQTKLPDGLKLAVVTKRHPVEDVLIARKKGTTIHSLKTNAVVGTGSLRRKSQLLHLRPDIKTEELRGNVPSRIEKFLKSDWDAIILARAGVERLKLQKYISSFISTEDILPAVGQGALGIEIHSSNKIVEEILQPLHDENTYAAVLAERSLLRKLEGGCQVPIGALAEVKSSGLYLDALVGSLDGSLTFRKKLRGSKSQPEKLGIQLAKDLVKAGAGEILKEIYASSR; from the coding sequence TTGAACAAAAAAATTATAATCGGCTCAAGAGGAAGTGAACTGGCTTTGTGGCAGGCGAACTTCATCAAAAAAGAAATTGAAAAGAAGAACAAAAAAATTTCTGTTGAAATTAAAATCATCAAAACCAAGGGTGATAAAATCCTTGATGTCGCTCTTTCCAAGATCGGTGACAAAAGCCTTTTCACTAAAGAGCTTGAGAATGAATTATTGAACAAAACAATTGATCTTGCCGTACATAGTTTAAAAGATCTTCAGACAAAGCTTCCCGATGGATTAAAATTAGCTGTTGTTACCAAACGCCATCCTGTTGAAGATGTACTTATCGCAAGAAAAAAAGGAACAACAATCCATTCACTAAAAACAAATGCTGTAGTCGGAACTGGTTCATTAAGAAGAAAAAGTCAGTTGCTGCATTTAAGACCGGACATTAAAACAGAAGAACTGCGGGGTAATGTTCCGTCAAGAATCGAAAAATTTCTTAAGTCCGATTGGGACGCTATTATACTTGCACGCGCCGGTGTTGAAAGATTAAAACTTCAAAAGTATATCTCTTCATTTATTTCTACTGAAGATATTTTACCTGCTGTTGGTCAGGGTGCGCTCGGCATTGAAATTCATTCATCAAATAAAATTGTCGAAGAAATACTTCAACCGCTTCACGATGAAAATACTTATGCAGCGGTTCTTGCTGAACGATCTTTGCTAAGAAAACTTGAAGGTGGCTGCCAGGTTCCAATCGGTGCTTTGGCTGAGGTTAAATCATCCGGACTTTATCTCGATGCATTGGTCGGTTCACTTGACGGCAGTTTAACTTTCAGAAAAAAACTTAGAGGAAGTAAGTCACAGCCGGAAAAACTCGGAATTCAGTTAGCAAAAGATCTGGTTAAAGCTGGCGCCGGAGAAATACTTAAAGAAATTTATGCTTCATCAAGATAA